Proteins encoded in a region of the Raphanus sativus cultivar WK10039 chromosome 8, ASM80110v3, whole genome shotgun sequence genome:
- the LOC108818939 gene encoding pollen-specific protein-like At4g18596, with protein sequence MATKAIFFFVSALCLSSLAGKAMADADDFDSFKIQGSVYCDTCRVQFVTRLSKFLEGAKVKLECRSRTNGTVALTKEAVTDKTGSYTMEVTGDHEEEVCELVLLQSPDSACSDVSQDAYLRNAAKVSLTANDGIVSHETRIVNPLGFMVKTPSAECPAAFKELGIVPDVTF encoded by the exons ATGGCAACCAAGGctatcttcttctttgtctccGCCTTGTGCCTGTCGTCTCTAGCCGGCAAGGCTATGGCCGATGCCGATGACTTTGACAGTTTCAAAATTCAGGGATCGGTTTACTGTGACACATGCCGTGTCCAATTCGTTACCCGTCTCAGCAAATTCCTTGaag GAGCGAAAGTGAAGCTAGAGTGCAGGAGCAGAACAAACGGAACCGTTGCGTTGACAAAAGAAGCGGTGACAGACAAAACAGGCAGCTACACAATGGAAGTGACCGGTGACCACGAGGAGGAAGTCTGCGAGCTCGTTCTCCTCCAGTCACCTGACAGTGCTTGCAGTGACGTCAGCCAAGATGCTTACTTACGTAACGCCGCTAAGGTTAGCCTGACGGCAAATGACGGTATCGTCTCTCACGAGACACGTATCGTTAACCCTCTCGGTTTCATGGTTAAGACGCCGTCAGCTGAATGTCCCGCCGCTTTTAAGGAGCTCGGAATCGTTCCTGACGTCACCTTCTAA
- the LOC108818938 gene encoding protein LIGHT-DEPENDENT SHORT HYPOCOTYLS 9-like, with amino-acid sequence MSSDHHTQPKDPPDRPSSSSINNKQLLPSHPQPQPQQPLSRYESQKRRDWNTFIQYLKSQNPPLMMSQFDYTHVLSFLRYLDQFGKTKVHHQACVFFGQPDPPGPCTCPLKQAWGSLDALIGRLRAAYEEHGGGSPDTNPFANGSIRVHLREVRESQAKARGIPYRKKKRRKIKNDGVVARKDVANSSTQNQSPT; translated from the coding sequence ATGTCTTCGGATCATCACACACAGCCGAAAGATCCACCGGATCGcccatcttcttcctccatcAATAACAagcagcttcttccttctcacCCCCAGCCGCAGCCGCAGCAACCACTCAGCCGCTACGAGTCTCAGAAACGCCGGGACTGGAACACGTTCATCCAATACCTAAAATCGCAGAATCCACCGTTGATGATGTCCCAGTTCGATTACACACACGTGCTAAGTTTCCTCAGGTACTTAGATCAGTTCGGTAAGACCAAAGTACATCACCAAGCGTGTGTCTTCTTCGGACAACCAGATCCACCAGGACCGTGCACTTGTCCTCTCAAACAAGCTTGGGGAAGCTTAGATGCTTTGATCGGAAGGTTGAGAGCTGCTTATGAGGAACACGGTGGTGGGTCACCGGATACTAACCCGTTTGCAAACGGGTCGATCCGGGTTCACTTGAGGGAAGTGAGAGAATCTCAAGCCAAGGCTCGTGGGATTCCGTACAGGaaaaagaagaggaggaagattaAAAACGACGGGGTTGTTGCCAGGAAGGATGTTGCAAACTCTTCGACTCAGAATCAGTCGCCCACTTGA